The Terriglobia bacterium genome includes a window with the following:
- a CDS encoding MerR family transcriptional regulator → MLKQRKPRNHRHARSSPGWVLIPDKLYFRIGEVSELADTKPYVLRYWETEFPSLKPGKSATGHRLYRRPDVEMVLEIKRLLYEQGFTIEGARKHLAGNSGAVAGTKSSAPSSLNQSRMKAIKRELLGILTIVSR, encoded by the coding sequence ATGCTGAAGCAGCGCAAGCCACGCAACCACCGTCATGCTCGGAGCTCACCCGGCTGGGTCCTTATCCCGGACAAGCTTTACTTTCGCATCGGCGAAGTCAGCGAGCTTGCTGACACCAAACCGTACGTCCTGCGCTATTGGGAAACCGAATTTCCCAGCTTGAAGCCGGGCAAGAGTGCCACGGGCCATCGCCTTTACCGGCGCCCGGATGTCGAAATGGTCCTTGAGATTAAACGGCTCCTCTACGAACAGGGTTTTACTATCGAAGGCGCTCGCAAGCATCTGGCGGGAAATTCCGGCGCTGTTGCGGGAACTAAATCGAGCGCGCCCTCCAGTCTTAATCAATCTCGCATGAAGGCGATTAAACGCGAACTCCTCGGAATCTTGACAATCGTTTCCCGATGA
- a CDS encoding N-acetylmannosamine-6-phosphate 2-epimerase, with the protein MDKNGTLSQLKHGLIVSCQPRLKSALDRLRFVAALATVAEEQGAVGVRIRGVRDIRAVGRAVHIPIIGIEKINDPDSDVYITPTIESAQRVCRAGARIIAMDATERARPRGQSLTNIVAGAKDNLGALLMADVATLKQGVEAAKLGFDIVGTTLCGYTEETRQCTGPAFELARQLVREVDIPVILEGRVQEPDHVRKAFDLGVYAVVVGTAITDFEWLARRFIDACPDAKTGKGEERSYHGESRRAGISRTGRRKLKS; encoded by the coding sequence GTGGACAAGAACGGTACGCTATCACAACTGAAGCACGGATTGATTGTTTCCTGCCAGCCGCGTCTGAAGTCTGCGCTCGACCGTCTCCGATTTGTCGCCGCGCTTGCCACCGTGGCTGAAGAACAAGGAGCGGTCGGAGTCCGCATCCGAGGCGTTCGAGACATCCGGGCAGTCGGCCGCGCGGTACACATTCCCATCATTGGCATTGAAAAGATAAATGATCCGGATTCCGATGTCTACATCACCCCGACCATCGAATCGGCCCAACGCGTTTGTCGAGCAGGCGCTCGGATTATCGCCATGGATGCCACAGAACGTGCCCGCCCGCGGGGCCAATCCCTCACCAACATCGTCGCTGGCGCAAAAGACAATCTTGGTGCGCTCTTGATGGCTGACGTCGCTACCCTCAAGCAGGGAGTTGAAGCAGCGAAGCTGGGGTTTGACATAGTAGGAACAACGCTTTGCGGCTACACCGAGGAAACTCGCCAGTGCACGGGACCGGCGTTCGAACTTGCCCGGCAGTTGGTACGGGAAGTTGATATCCCCGTGATTCTTGAGGGACGGGTGCAGGAACCCGATCACGTCCGGAAGGCCTTTGATCTGGGTGTCTACGCGGTCGTGGTGGGCACGGCCATCACTGATTTTGAGTGGCTCGCGCGCCGCTTTATTGACGCTTGCCCAGACGCTAAAACCGGCAAAGGCGAAGAACGGTCTTACCACGGGGAATCCCGTCGTGCCGGCATTTCGAGGACCGGAAGAAGGAAGCTGAAATCATGA
- a CDS encoding L-rhamnose mutarotase: protein MKRVGFILKVKSELMEEYKEHHKKVWPEMLDALRRTGWHNYSLFLRSDGTLFGYFETAADLKSAVDKMAKEEVNSRWQKMMAPYFESLEGSRPDEMMRELEEVFHLD from the coding sequence ATGAAGAGGGTTGGATTCATCTTGAAAGTCAAGTCTGAACTGATGGAGGAGTACAAAGAGCACCACAAGAAAGTATGGCCGGAGATGCTGGACGCGCTTCGACGCACGGGTTGGCACAACTATTCGCTATTCCTGCGAAGCGACGGCACGCTTTTCGGGTATTTTGAAACAGCCGCTGATCTGAAGTCCGCCGTAGATAAAATGGCAAAAGAAGAAGTCAACTCCCGGTGGCAGAAAATGATGGCGCCTTATTTTGAATCCCTTGAGGGGTCCCGCCCGGACGAGATGATGCGGGAACTTGAAGAGGTGTTTCACCTCGACTGA
- a CDS encoding L-rhamnose/proton symporter RhaT, with the protein MDATSSALGLGLALAIISGLMNGTFTLPMRYLGRWSWENVWALFILIACLLMPAVIATATVSRLGEVLRQAPTHAIAMAVICGFAWGFGAVMFGQGVSAIGISLGNTFVLAISSSLGSFLPILVLDPGKVFESQGEAIMAGTGIAIAGIGFCGYAGKLKERSQGNQNVRQEMVGEARPFWIGLVLCAGAGVLSAVFNIGYSSAQGIVQSAVRLGNSAFAGSNVVWLLMLTGGAIANLGFCAYLFRKNQSWAKYAQPGSTSLYGLTLLMGLLWGGSIFVYGSAAPKLGRLGPAIGWPLSLSVGLLTANLCGIFAGEWRYSRTVERLLMGLGLLVLILAIITLGWSGTLS; encoded by the coding sequence ATGGACGCAACTTCATCCGCGCTCGGTTTGGGTCTGGCGCTGGCAATCATCTCCGGGCTCATGAACGGGACTTTCACCCTGCCCATGCGCTATCTGGGGCGATGGTCGTGGGAAAACGTCTGGGCGCTTTTTATTCTGATCGCCTGCCTGTTAATGCCGGCAGTTATAGCAACAGCAACGGTTTCACGCCTCGGCGAAGTGCTTCGCCAGGCCCCCACGCATGCCATCGCGATGGCAGTGATCTGCGGATTCGCCTGGGGTTTCGGGGCCGTGATGTTTGGCCAGGGTGTCAGCGCCATCGGCATTTCTTTGGGCAACACCTTTGTCCTGGCCATCAGTTCCTCGCTGGGCTCCTTCCTTCCCATTCTTGTGCTTGACCCTGGCAAGGTGTTCGAAAGCCAGGGGGAAGCGATCATGGCGGGCACAGGGATTGCCATCGCGGGCATCGGCTTTTGCGGCTACGCAGGAAAGCTGAAGGAACGCAGTCAGGGTAACCAAAATGTCCGCCAGGAGATGGTGGGGGAAGCGCGTCCGTTTTGGATTGGTCTGGTGCTCTGCGCGGGCGCGGGCGTGCTTTCGGCGGTGTTCAACATTGGGTACAGTTCTGCGCAGGGGATTGTCCAGTCCGCGGTTCGACTGGGTAACAGCGCGTTTGCAGGTTCCAATGTTGTCTGGCTCTTGATGCTCACCGGCGGAGCAATTGCAAATCTTGGCTTTTGTGCGTACCTGTTCAGGAAAAATCAAAGCTGGGCAAAATATGCGCAGCCCGGATCTACATCCCTTTACGGACTGACCTTGCTGATGGGGTTGCTTTGGGGCGGAAGCATCTTCGTTTATGGTTCGGCAGCGCCAAAGCTCGGCAGGCTTGGTCCGGCCATCGGCTGGCCGCTCAGTCTCTCGGTTGGTCTCCTCACCGCAAACCTGTGCGGCATTTTTGCCGGCGAATGGCGCTACTCGCGCACAGTTGAGCGCCTGCTGATGGGTCTTGGACTGCTGGTCCTGATTCTGGCTATCATCACTCTTGGTTGGTCAGGCACGCTTTCATGA
- a CDS encoding glycosyltransferase family 39 protein, with amino-acid sequence MAQTQQVETSGRPNTTESRRPSWFSGGTAIVLYIAAASFLAHMLTAGRYGYFRDELYYLACSRHLAFGYVDQPPLIALLTWLTVHTIGNSLQALRFLPALAGAAIIWLTGMIAREFGGGRFAQLLAALSTALAGVFVTNAHLLTMNVFEPLFWMGCAYLVIRIIKTQNQRLWLWFGVLAGVGLENKYSMALFGLAVVVGLLLTAERKAFRSPWIWLAGVIAFAIFLPNLLWNVHHHWPFIALMHHIRASGRDIVRGPLASLGEQIFMMSPLNFPIWLAGLLYLFFAPEGKRFRVLGWIFLIVVVTTMLLHGKGYYSAPAYPMLLAAGAVAIERMARDRHWLKPATVAVLVAGTAPLLPMMVPVLPLETYVHYQERLHLAPPATEKSHLRSPLPQYYSDDLGWEQMTAAVAEAYDRLPFGLRSVTAVYAQNYGEAGAIDFFGPKYGLPKAISGHQNYYLWGPRQFKGLSMIVLGDTREHLEKYFGQVIHAGTFGVPYSLERGPVWVCTQPRGWNLQQIWPTLKKWD; translated from the coding sequence ATGGCACAGACGCAACAGGTAGAGACAAGCGGCAGGCCGAATACAACTGAGTCGAGGCGACCCAGTTGGTTTTCAGGTGGCACAGCGATTGTACTCTATATCGCGGCGGCAAGCTTCCTGGCCCACATGCTCACCGCCGGACGATACGGTTATTTCCGTGACGAGCTCTATTACCTTGCCTGTTCACGCCACCTGGCCTTCGGCTACGTCGATCAGCCGCCCTTGATTGCCCTGCTCACGTGGCTCACCGTCCACACGATTGGTAATTCTCTCCAGGCCCTGCGCTTTCTTCCGGCACTAGCCGGCGCTGCCATCATCTGGCTGACCGGAATGATCGCTCGAGAGTTTGGCGGGGGCCGTTTCGCCCAGCTACTAGCGGCGCTGAGCACTGCGCTCGCGGGCGTATTCGTGACCAACGCTCACCTGCTGACTATGAATGTCTTCGAACCGCTCTTCTGGATGGGGTGTGCATATCTAGTGATTCGCATCATCAAGACGCAAAATCAGCGCCTCTGGCTGTGGTTTGGTGTGCTGGCTGGCGTTGGGCTGGAGAATAAATATTCGATGGCCCTTTTCGGGCTTGCCGTGGTCGTCGGCCTGCTGCTGACGGCAGAGCGCAAGGCGTTTCGGTCGCCGTGGATATGGTTGGCAGGAGTGATTGCCTTCGCCATCTTTCTTCCCAATCTGCTATGGAACGTCCACCATCACTGGCCGTTCATCGCGCTGATGCACCACATTCGGGCCAGCGGCCGTGACATCGTCCGAGGCCCTCTGGCATCCCTGGGCGAACAGATATTCATGATGTCGCCGCTCAATTTCCCAATCTGGCTGGCAGGTCTGCTGTACCTGTTTTTTGCGCCGGAGGGCAAGCGTTTTCGAGTGCTGGGATGGATCTTTCTTATAGTCGTGGTGACAACCATGTTGCTGCACGGAAAAGGTTACTATTCAGCGCCCGCTTACCCCATGCTGCTGGCTGCGGGGGCAGTGGCGATCGAACGCATGGCCAGAGATCGCCACTGGCTCAAACCCGCCACCGTGGCGGTACTGGTTGCGGGTACCGCGCCGTTGTTGCCGATGATGGTTCCGGTCCTGCCGCTCGAAACGTACGTTCACTATCAGGAAAGACTTCATCTTGCGCCACCCGCCACGGAGAAGAGTCATCTCCGTTCGCCGCTGCCTCAATATTACTCGGACGATCTCGGCTGGGAGCAGATGACAGCCGCGGTGGCCGAGGCGTACGATCGGCTTCCATTCGGGCTGCGCTCGGTGACCGCCGTGTACGCGCAGAATTACGGCGAGGCGGGAGCGATCGATTTCTTCGGCCCGAAATATGGCCTGCCGAAAGCAATCTCAGGCCATCAGAACTATTACCTTTGGGGACCACGTCAATTCAAGGGCCTGTCAATGATTGTCTTGGGCGACACGCGCGAGCATCTGGAGAAATATTTCGGGCAGGTCATACACGCCGGTACATTCGGAGTCCCGTATTCCCTCGAACGAGGTCCTGTGTGGGTTTGCACGCAGCCCCGTGGCTGGAATCTGCAACAAATCTGGCCGACACTGAAGAAATGGGATTAG
- a CDS encoding glycosyltransferase family 39 protein, whose translation MNKEFQSSLRCRIVTHLDRIGNRPGLLLLLFACVYFIGFGMIAAKAVISNDELFTLYIARLPHFRNVWAALATGAEQTPPLFYAISRADIHLVGTSGLALRLPELLAFALMCICLFHIVARRTSSVYGFLALLFPFMTTAFNYVFEARAYALVLAFSALGLFCWIWAVEGRHRQLALIGLAASLAAAISCHYYAVLSLFPLALGEATRSLRRKRLDAGVWLALGLSLSPLLVFLPLIQSARKFAPHFWAKPKWSSMGYFYDHFLLTPSAIPLLVIFLAIVAYRTLRRPDADAADTPVRADVPAHEIAAAVGFLLIPAVGVVLAKTIVGAYSDRYALPAVIGLVLIVAWGLHSALDGRRAVAAALGLLLLAFLAIKEVQTYRRVVVEKLRHTQTYNFLESYAGGSAPIVISGPMDFMELSYDAPKSLARRLTYLADPRLSLQYTGSDDAEKGLVEMRSWAGLDVQQFREFVAAGQKCYVYVINYPDAYAWVVRGFQAAHWQIVLEQWQGGMVLFSAAPAGKAQAPLPLAEAAP comes from the coding sequence ATGAACAAAGAATTCCAAAGTTCATTACGGTGCCGGATTGTGACTCATCTCGACAGAATCGGCAACAGGCCGGGATTGCTCCTGCTGTTATTCGCCTGTGTCTATTTCATCGGATTTGGCATGATCGCTGCAAAGGCAGTGATTTCGAACGACGAGCTTTTCACCCTGTACATCGCTCGTCTTCCTCACTTCAGAAATGTCTGGGCCGCTCTGGCGACAGGGGCGGAGCAGACTCCACCGCTTTTCTATGCCATATCTCGTGCCGACATTCATCTGGTCGGGACGTCCGGCCTGGCCCTCCGGCTTCCGGAGTTGCTTGCATTCGCCCTGATGTGCATCTGCCTTTTCCATATTGTCGCCCGGCGGACTTCGTCCGTTTATGGCTTTCTTGCCCTGCTGTTCCCATTCATGACTACGGCCTTTAATTACGTGTTCGAGGCGCGGGCTTACGCGCTGGTCCTGGCTTTTTCTGCGCTCGGGCTGTTTTGCTGGATTTGGGCTGTGGAGGGCCGGCACCGCCAGTTGGCCCTGATTGGTTTGGCCGCCAGCCTTGCTGCGGCGATATCCTGCCACTATTACGCGGTGCTCAGCCTGTTTCCGCTGGCTTTGGGCGAAGCGACGCGGTCCCTCCGCCGCAAACGTTTGGACGCGGGCGTCTGGTTGGCCCTGGGATTATCATTATCTCCGCTCCTCGTGTTCCTTCCTTTGATCCAGAGCGCCCGAAAATTTGCTCCGCACTTCTGGGCAAAGCCAAAGTGGTCATCCATGGGGTATTTCTATGACCATTTTCTGCTGACTCCATCCGCGATTCCATTGCTGGTGATTTTTCTGGCAATTGTTGCTTATCGCACCCTCCGCCGGCCTGATGCCGACGCTGCCGACACGCCGGTACGTGCTGATGTCCCCGCACACGAAATCGCCGCCGCCGTTGGTTTTCTCTTGATACCGGCCGTGGGCGTGGTCCTGGCCAAGACTATCGTCGGAGCCTATTCGGACCGCTACGCGCTGCCGGCGGTGATTGGTTTGGTCCTGATCGTTGCATGGGGACTGCACAGTGCGTTGGATGGTCGGCGGGCCGTTGCCGCAGCTCTTGGGTTACTTCTGCTGGCATTTCTGGCCATCAAGGAAGTACAAACCTACCGGCGCGTTGTCGTTGAAAAATTGCGGCATACGCAAACGTATAATTTTCTCGAGAGCTATGCGGGCGGCAGCGCCCCGATCGTAATTTCGGGTCCGATGGACTTTATGGAACTTTCTTATGACGCTCCCAAAAGTCTGGCACGGCGGCTGACTTATCTGGCGGACCCTCGGCTGTCCCTCCAGTACACGGGATCAGACGATGCGGAGAAGGGTCTGGTGGAGATGAGGTCCTGGGCAGGACTCGATGTGCAACAGTTTCGCGAGTTTGTTGCTGCCGGGCAAAAGTGTTACGTTTACGTGATCAATTATCCGGATGCGTATGCCTGGGTCGTTCGCGGGTTCCAAGCGGCGCATTGGCAAATTGTGCTTGAACAATGGCAGGGGGGAATGGTTCTGTTCTCGGCAGCGCCCGCCGGCAAAGCGCAGGCTCCCCTGCCTTTGGCAGAAGCGGCGCCATAG
- a CDS encoding NAD-dependent epimerase/dehydratase family protein — protein MRVKALITGSGGLVGSACARLLSDAGWEVVGVDNNMRQEFFGPQASIAPNIKFLQESFVQYRHRAVDIRDRQAIRNLVRQEHPDFIIHAAAQPSHDRATSIPYEDFDVNAVGTLNLLVAARDFCRDAPFCFLSTNKVYGDRPNSLPLVEQSLRYDYADGRDGINESMSIDASLHSVFGASKVAADVMSQEFGRHFQMPVGVFRGGCITGPQHAAVQLHGYLAYIVECAVTGREYTIFGYKGKQVRDQIHCNDVARLLLEFFGSPRCGEVYNLGGGRQNSISILETVELLAAMGLTVRYRYDPENRMGDHICYITDLGKVRSHFPNWELKYSLYQMIAEIVEARSKSKPHDLETLAANDRQ, from the coding sequence ATGAGAGTGAAGGCCTTGATTACAGGATCGGGGGGGCTTGTTGGCTCAGCTTGTGCGCGCCTGTTGAGCGATGCAGGATGGGAGGTTGTTGGTGTCGACAACAACATGCGGCAGGAGTTTTTCGGGCCTCAGGCTTCCATCGCGCCGAATATCAAATTTCTGCAGGAATCATTTGTGCAATATCGTCATCGCGCCGTGGATATACGCGACCGGCAGGCGATCCGCAATCTAGTGCGACAAGAGCATCCGGACTTCATCATTCACGCAGCGGCGCAACCATCTCACGACCGCGCCACCTCGATTCCATATGAAGATTTTGATGTGAACGCGGTAGGGACACTGAACCTGCTGGTCGCAGCCAGGGACTTCTGCCGGGACGCACCCTTCTGCTTTCTCAGCACGAACAAGGTTTACGGTGACCGGCCTAACTCGCTGCCTCTGGTGGAACAATCCCTGCGCTACGACTATGCGGACGGCCGGGATGGAATCAATGAATCAATGTCCATCGATGCCTCCCTGCACTCCGTTTTTGGGGCGTCCAAAGTGGCCGCAGACGTAATGAGCCAGGAGTTCGGCCGGCATTTCCAAATGCCGGTGGGAGTGTTTCGGGGCGGCTGCATAACAGGACCCCAGCACGCGGCCGTTCAACTGCACGGCTATCTGGCCTACATTGTCGAATGTGCTGTCACCGGACGTGAATACACAATTTTCGGATACAAAGGGAAGCAGGTGCGCGACCAGATCCACTGTAATGACGTCGCCCGGCTGCTGCTGGAGTTTTTCGGGTCCCCCAGGTGTGGCGAAGTTTATAACCTCGGCGGAGGAAGGCAGAATAGTATTTCCATCCTAGAGACAGTCGAACTGCTGGCGGCAATGGGACTGACGGTCCGATACAGGTACGACCCTGAAAACCGGATGGGTGATCACATCTGCTACATCACGGACCTGGGCAAGGTGCGCTCGCATTTTCCGAATTGGGAACTCAAATACAGTCTTTATCAAATGATCGCCGAAATTGTCGAGGCCCGTTCGAAATCCAAACCCCACGATCTAGAAACCCTTGCCGCGAACGACCGCCAATGA
- a CDS encoding bifunctional class I SAM-dependent methyltransferase/glycosyltransferase family 2 protein, with translation MESRAGGVFSLCSRAAGSLLPEVWRRFELSRERAWDEPSKWRAARLRRRAFLAAKTLPVIPGRRVLEFGAGSGRWTEYLTLAFGGQNPVTAVIFNKELEYKTRLKTLPNTSFVYVEDVGSAFPPESFDYIVGTDMLTDELCSATLEVVYAWLKPGGKLLFFVPNSSNPLSWFRKVLNPSGRANPTAGLQKHADLKLWADEARSMGFSNIEVTPCEVIPPLRSSAGQAMTLILERAPIVRRFSSVVSLHGAKPGDSTSDGTPQLSLATHQQLFGVVSVVVPCHNEEANIDRLVKTLLALYGDYIHEIVIVDDNSADRTAEVAAALAGTEPRVKLVTRKPPAGVGRALRDGYAAAIGKYILTIDCDFVNIAPEFKGLFDAVAGGCDGAMGSRFSAESALVRYPFFKIICNRGYHLLLNLLLRKRVRDVSNNLKLYRAEILKDLDIEENHFAANVETGLKPLLMGYHIQEVPISWINRTADMGRSSFSLLKVSPDYVRVLLRTTWRSWRGDFRTSC, from the coding sequence ATGGAAAGTAGGGCAGGCGGAGTATTCAGCCTGTGTTCACGGGCCGCCGGGTCCTTGCTCCCCGAAGTATGGCGAAGGTTCGAGTTGTCCCGCGAAAGGGCCTGGGATGAGCCCTCCAAGTGGCGAGCGGCCAGGTTACGTCGTCGCGCCTTTCTTGCAGCAAAGACTTTGCCCGTGATTCCCGGCCGACGGGTCCTTGAATTTGGCGCCGGCAGCGGAAGATGGACCGAATATCTGACTCTGGCTTTTGGCGGGCAGAATCCCGTCACTGCCGTGATCTTCAATAAGGAGTTGGAGTATAAGACACGGTTGAAAACCCTCCCCAACACAAGCTTTGTCTACGTCGAAGACGTTGGGTCTGCTTTTCCTCCGGAAAGCTTTGATTATATAGTTGGGACCGATATGCTGACGGACGAACTTTGTTCCGCGACGCTCGAAGTTGTTTACGCCTGGCTCAAACCCGGCGGGAAACTGCTTTTCTTCGTCCCCAATTCATCGAACCCGCTGAGTTGGTTCCGAAAGGTTTTAAACCCTTCCGGCAGAGCCAACCCGACAGCCGGCCTCCAGAAACACGCCGATCTAAAGCTCTGGGCCGATGAGGCTCGGAGCATGGGCTTTTCGAACATCGAAGTCACACCGTGTGAAGTTATTCCGCCTCTGCGTTCCTCCGCCGGGCAGGCGATGACGTTGATTCTGGAGCGAGCGCCGATCGTGCGCCGATTTTCAAGCGTGGTAAGTCTGCACGGTGCGAAACCAGGTGACTCGACAAGCGACGGCACTCCACAATTGAGTCTGGCCACGCATCAGCAGCTTTTTGGTGTGGTTTCGGTTGTGGTCCCATGTCACAACGAGGAGGCGAATATTGATCGTCTCGTCAAGACGCTCCTCGCGCTGTACGGTGATTATATTCACGAGATCGTGATTGTCGATGATAACAGCGCAGACCGAACTGCTGAAGTTGCTGCTGCCCTGGCGGGTACTGAACCCCGCGTCAAGCTGGTGACGCGTAAACCTCCAGCCGGAGTTGGCCGTGCGCTGCGCGACGGGTATGCCGCAGCCATCGGAAAATACATCCTGACGATTGACTGCGATTTCGTTAATATCGCACCGGAATTCAAAGGACTGTTCGACGCGGTTGCCGGAGGCTGTGACGGCGCGATGGGCAGCCGGTTTTCAGCCGAGTCTGCGCTGGTTCGTTATCCATTCTTTAAGATTATCTGCAACCGCGGATACCACCTGCTGCTGAACCTGCTGTTGCGGAAGCGGGTGCGAGATGTGTCAAACAATCTCAAGCTTTATCGCGCGGAGATACTGAAGGACCTCGATATTGAAGAGAACCACTTTGCCGCCAACGTGGAAACGGGCTTAAAGCCACTTCTGATGGGCTACCACATTCAGGAAGTTCCAATCTCCTGGATCAACCGAACGGCAGACATGGGAAGGTCCTCTTTCAGTCTTCTGAAGGTTAGTCCTGATTACGTGCGCGTGCTTCTCCGGACCACATGGAGAAGTTGGCGGGGCGATTTCCGCACTTCATGCTGA
- a CDS encoding BadF/BadG/BcrA/BcrD ATPase family protein yields the protein MKLFLGVDGGQTATRTVVGDEHGAIVAQSSGGPSNHTEEPGGPERLERVVLATIRDALASIHFSNTDEHTFAASCFGMTGETDIKTRILKRIVRTEHLRVVHDSVNALAGATAGAPGIIVIAGTGSVARGVNAQGEEARVGGWGHQFGDEGSAYWIGRAAVRAALAEYDRMAPETILTPMLFERLSVSSPYELTERYYAGSLSRDHLAGLSVWVDEAAQQGDKVAQEILRDAGRDLARFAQVVISLVFPPSADTGRRASGPEFPVCYAGGAFQSELVLASFSESVSSGELRAEVRAALLPPVLGSLLLAYRDAGVDLPVSALQQWIQLAV from the coding sequence ATGAAGCTTTTCCTCGGCGTAGACGGCGGCCAGACGGCCACCAGAACCGTGGTGGGCGACGAACACGGCGCCATAGTCGCGCAATCGAGCGGAGGCCCCAGCAATCATACTGAGGAACCGGGAGGCCCGGAACGCCTGGAACGCGTGGTGCTGGCGACCATTCGCGACGCGCTGGCCTCGATCCACTTCTCGAATACGGATGAGCATACTTTTGCAGCCTCCTGTTTCGGAATGACAGGTGAAACGGACATCAAAACGCGGATACTCAAACGGATTGTTCGCACTGAGCATCTCAGGGTTGTCCACGATTCGGTCAACGCGCTGGCAGGGGCAACGGCTGGGGCGCCGGGAATCATTGTCATCGCGGGTACCGGATCCGTGGCCCGCGGCGTCAACGCGCAGGGCGAAGAAGCACGAGTAGGCGGATGGGGCCACCAGTTCGGCGACGAAGGCAGTGCTTACTGGATTGGCCGGGCCGCGGTCCGGGCAGCGCTTGCGGAATATGACCGCATGGCTCCCGAAACCATCTTGACTCCCATGCTTTTTGAACGCCTCTCCGTCAGCTCGCCGTACGAACTGACCGAGAGGTATTATGCAGGGTCACTTTCGCGCGACCACCTGGCGGGGCTTTCGGTCTGGGTGGATGAAGCGGCCCAGCAGGGCGACAAGGTTGCCCAGGAGATATTGCGCGACGCCGGTCGTGATCTGGCGCGTTTTGCTCAGGTTGTCATCTCGCTCGTTTTTCCGCCTTCTGCCGATACCGGCCGCCGGGCATCTGGTCCTGAATTCCCCGTCTGCTATGCCGGCGGAGCTTTCCAAAGCGAGCTTGTCTTGGCAAGTTTCAGCGAGAGCGTATCTAGCGGCGAACTCCGCGCTGAAGTTCGAGCTGCTTTACTTCCTCCGGTCCTGGGTTCGCTGCTGCTGGCCTATCGCGACGCTGGAGTTGATCTGCCAGTCAGTGCGCTCCAGCAGTGGATCCAGCTTGCTGTGTAA